agattactcttttacaaaaatgaataatatggaaataggttttgagtgataatatatgtgtataacccagtgaaattgcttgccaactctggggggggggggaaaggaaggTGAGACAACATGAGTCAtaaaaccatgggaaaaaatttttaaataaaattttaaaaaacccttaagtTACCATATTCCAAATGTGATAATTTAATTACTACACAAAATTGCCCCTATTTCTCATCCCTATATCCATAATCTTCATTTCCTCTCCAATGCTTCTTACTTCTTCTTTTACCTCCTTGTTAAAGGATATCATGATTTTAGTTATTTGAGCATACTGGCCTGCATACAGGTATTTAATgcatgtttattaaatttaattgagcaaagatacagaatgaaatagcATCATTTCCCCCCCTTAAGTTTATTAGCTAGATTTGGCATTATTACTATGTAAGGGGGACACAGCAGAACATACATTTTCCCAAGGTAAAAAATCTGTCTCTCCAGGTTTCACAATAGAACTCTAATGATCAGAAATGAGAAAGTTCTATAGTTCTTTACAAAATCAAACTTTACTGGGAATTTGCGGGAGAATCACAGAGTGTTGATGGAAAAATGAGACAGTAAACAATCTTCCATTCACAGTTGAAACTATAGTGAATTATTTAGAATTTCATCTTTCTAAATCTAATTTCAAGGACTTTACAGATACAATATTTATACATAAAAGTGCTTAGAATAAAGGTAGTTCACAGTAACTAttggaaacaggaaaaaaagatcaCAAAATAGAATTAGGTCCCATCCATAGCCAGGACACCCATCTCCTGAACTCATGGTGGATTCTCTTGTCTTCCTAGGAAAACTGAGGGAGGCTAAACCAGGTAAAGGAAGTGACTTACTTAAACAAGTTACTTTCTATTCTTACCTCTCCTTCCCCATTATATATCCTGCCCATGGATAAACAGCCTCCAAGATGCCTCTGAACAAGCAAGTGTCTAACTAAAGCTACATTCTTCAGAAGCACACCAAAGCTCTGTGCTTATGGCTTCAGCCTCTTCAGGACGGGCATTCCTTCTGTGGTACAGCTACATTTTGTCACTTTCATGTTATGAAGGATGACTACCTTGGTCAAGGTCTTGTCTCCTTCCTTATGAGCAACAATCAGAGGTAGTGAGGCAGTATCTGTGGCCATGCATTTCCTTCCTGCCAAGAAGGGCCACTTGAAGTTCAGGTGCTCCTTCTTTGGCTGCTGGCAGCTCCCCACACAGTCATAAGTTTTGAAGCCAGGTGGGTCCAAGATCCAGTTCTCAGCCCACTTCAGACCCTGAAGGTTAATATATGTCTCACGGCGGCAGCATCTGGTGGCCCCTGTCACTGGGATATCAGGGTTGCAGTTGCCCTGGGCACTGTgtgagtgaaagaagaaaaagcaagatGAGACCCCTGCattgaagaaaggagaaggatgcAGAAGGTTGAGCTAGTCTTTGACACTCCAATAGAGATCATACTGGCCAAAGTAAGAGTGATGATTCTGCTACCCTTCACCTATGCCACATGTAACTTCTATAGCAAAATATAGCACCAAGACAGACTGTctcctggacaagccatttagaACCCAGTTTCCCAACCTGGTATTTTTACATTCTTGTATTGGATAATCCTAAAAGATAAATGACATACCCCCAACACAAGGATGGAGTTAATTCTCAAAGGATTTCTCCCTAGAAGTTCCCTCAAGCCCATTCCCTTACTCATACCCATATTCCTTTATGTCCAATGTCTGGAGCTCCAGCTGGGGAGCATGCAACTTTCCATCAGCAGGATTCTGGGAGGAGAAGTAGACAAGTTTGTGTGCATTGGAGAACAATGGACTTATATTCTCCCTGTGGATAGACACCTCTAGGACCAGGGGCTTTGCCAGCTCTCTCTGTTGCTGCCAATAATTCACAGCTTGGGTCACATCAAAGGTTATCCATCCAGTTTCATAAATGGATACTCGCctaaggggaagagaaaaacacTGAGAAAATACTCAGAGCACATTAGCCCTGCATCTGTATCTTCTGAGCAACAAGAGAAAGAGGTGAACAATAGGTGAGGATAAAGCTAGAGATAGGGATAGGTATCTGAAGGTTTGTACAGTCCAGGGGCTCAGTGAATGAACATGAAACCTCTAGTTTACCCTGTCTCTGAGGTTCTGGGATATTTGCAGGAGTGAAGCTGTCTCTTTCTCACccattaatatttaaaatgccCTCTTTCCCTTCAACCCAGAGTAGATACTGAGGATCAGGGGACctatttcattttcctaaatCCTTTCCTACCTGGAATCAATCACAAAGGTTCTGTTGGTGCTATTCTCTCTGATTTGCACCCAGGAAATGGTCACACTGGCATAGGAGTTGAAGGGGAACATCTTAAGATGTCTCTTGATCTCTCCTTGTGGGGATGGCTTCTTGAAGAGCCTCAGTACAGCCTGGATAAGCTCCTTGGTGGGGGGAAGTCGATCCTTCATGCTGAAGACCAGCAGCTGGTTGAAGGCATCAGAGAAGAACCTGCCCATGATTTCTGCGAAACATAAATCCCATGGTCATTTTAGTCTTCTCTCCCTCAGAAATGGTACATGGTCTGGAAGGAGTCAAAAGTATAGCAGAGTCCTGGGAGAAGAGAGACTACAACAAGTTCCATGACTCAGAAATGCCAGAGTAAAGGctcttctatttctacttttgCCATCAGTCCCTACCTGACCCCTGATTCCCACCACTTCTCCTGCCCTACCAACCCTTTGGTCACATGGAACTAAGGAAGGATTTATTTCTTAAGTATTTGACCAGCAATTAATAGGAATTAATacaaggaaagtaaaataaagcaGCTTTGCAGAGCTTTGAATCGTCACCCCTTGAATAGCAGAGATGCCTGTCCCTATACCCAATGGtctgtctaattaaaaaaaaatccactactCTAAGCTCTATTGTCAAGAGTTGGTGGTGTTTAGGCACAGtttgtggggcagctgagtgacaaagtggatagagtgacaggcaTAGAATCAGGAAGTCTCACCTTCtctcattcaaatctggcctcagacttgtgtgaccctcagcaagtcatttactaCTGTCTGCCTCAAAATTTTCTTAtgtaaaaagaattggaaaagaaaatgtcaagaagactccaaatgggtcacagtcagacatgactgaaaaacagctgaacaacaaagccatggtttattttttttttatttgggaaCTATTTAGCTTATTATACTTCCTTTTCCCAACAAGTGAAATTATTAAAGTTATAAGCCATACAACTTGCCCAGGAATTTGACCAAGAACAAATATTCTTTCTCCATCCTTtgaaaaattaggaaactgagaaagaggaagagaggtcaGATAGAGAAGTGGGAGGCCTGGACTCTAGCTTGATTACATAAATAGCTGTCACCTTCAAAAATCACTTTGACTTCTCTGAGCTTctgttcccttatctgtaaaatggtgggcCTAGATGAGAAGATCTTCactgtcccttccagttctagtcTTATCTAAAAACAAGTGACTTGCTTCTAAGTACATTTAGTAATCATAGGCTAAGAGACACTAGAGCAGATCCCTCTCTCACCTTCAACACTACCCCTTCCCTCCAAAGGCTGCAGTGCTAGGTAGGAAATACTGTCTCAGATGGGAGGGATCTGCCCCCACTCCACTGCCAAATTTTAGGCCATGAATGTGAGTCTATAAAGGAATTATTACCCCCAGTTCCTATAAAGCAGAGGAAGGCAgcctagaagggatcttagaggtcatcaagtctaatatttaaagatgaggaaattgaggctagaaagattaagtgacttgtccaatcaCATGGCTTATAAGTATCTGAGTCAGTGTTGGAACCCAGGCTTCTTAGCTTGAAGTCCAGTATCTGATCCACTGCACCAagctatccatctatctacctatccatctgtccctctttccttctttccacccctccttccctctttcattccaattttttcccttctttctttccatctttcttcctttgctcCCCACTGTCTTTTCCTCTATGTGCCTTTGGCTATTACTAGCAGAGAGATAATAGTGAGTTCTAGTACTGGCTCTTAGGCCCAAGGATCTGAGGTGATGCCATCCAGTTTTAATCCTCAGCTTCTTGAGTGACAAGACATCATTGCCTATTAATCAAGAAGTTGTggggataaggaaaaagacttgtacaaaaatatttatagctgtgctctttgtggtggcaaaaaattggaaaatgagggaatgcccttcgattggagaatggctgaacaaattgtgatatctgttggtgatggaatactattgtgctcaaaggaataatgaactggaggaattccatgtgaactggaatgacctccaggaattgctgcagagtgaaaggagcagatccaggagaacattgtacacagagactgatacactatggtacaatcgaacataacggacttctctactagcagcaatgcaaggatccatagcaaggctgagggatttataagaaagaaaactagccacaatcagaggaagaactgtgggaggagaaacacagaagaaaaacaactgcttgaacacatggactgatggggatattattggtgatgtagacactaaacgataactttagtccaactatcaataatatggaattaggtcttaatgatacatgtaaaacccagtggaattgtgtgtcggctatgagggggtgggggagcttaggggagagggaaagaacatgaaacatgtaactatggggaaatattcaaaattttaaaaaaagttatgggGGACTATTTACCgatactttatatttatactgTGCACTTTATACTTTCCTTACACTTTTCATGACACTATCAATACACATCATCACATTTTATGCTCACAACAATACAGTTGGGAAAAATGGCAGAGGCTAGGTACAATTCCAAAGGTCTCACAGAGGATCAAAGATGGATTTGGAGACAATCTAGGTCACCTGTATCCCAGGCTAGTGCTGTTTTCAATGATCACCATCCCTACCTCCACCCAGGCTCTTTAGCCAAGTCAGGCCTTCTCCCTCTAATGGTCACTTGGAAGTCCCAAGCCAGAGACTCTCACTGCCCTCAGTGAAATGTGGGTAATAGAAGGCAGGGCCTGCCTATCACTATCAGGGTAGTTCAAGCCCCAGAACAAGGAGCAGGGCCAAGACTGTTACCTGCGATGGTCTGACTGTGCCTCTTTTCCCGGGAGAAAGGTGCCTCAGAGGTGTGCTTCATCAGAGATATGTATTTGGTCCTCACATGGTCTGGGATGACCAGGTTGTCCACCTCTGTCTTCTCCAGGACAGGGGCCTCCGTGAGGTGCAGCTGTCTCAGCAGGCTCTCTTGAATCTTCTCCTCTATCTTGATTGCGCTGATGCTGGCAAAGAGCAGTCCCCACATTGCCCAGGTCAGGACTTGGTACCTCATGCTGTTAGACTAGGTAAAGAGGCCTTGAACCAGGGCAGTTTTCCAACAGCTACAGCTTGGAAAGATGCTTCTGGCTCAGCTGTCTGTATGCAGGGGCTTGCTTATATAGACAGCTGGAAGCATtgaaggcccagagaggggaggagggcagACAGGAGGGTCACACCCCCCAAGACTCCCTGGGGCTAGAAGCCCATTAGGCAGACAAGTTAATGTCCTGGgaagaatatacaaaatattgTCTCAGCAGGAGCATAGGGGAGGAATTGGATCTCACTGTCTCTCTTGAGACCCTGCTTCAGCAGACAATGGCTTTGGGTGGCCTCTTTTCCAGGCACAATCTGTGCAGCAGACACGCAGTTTTTCTAAACAGCTGCACTTTTGTAGGCTTGAATTCCTTTGTGTTAGGCACTGGCTCCTGTCTGATACCCTGAGGACTCTGGGTCTTTCCCATTATTCAGAGCCCCAGGAATCTCTTCATGTTTCCcttgtacagttgaggaaactgagacacaggcTGGACTCTGCAGAAGTCACAATCCTTTAGGAATTGTGAGCTTCTATGAATGAATGACTAATAAAATCCTTATGATGGTAAGATCAAAGATAACATCCTAAAACTTCTTTCATATCTGGTATGTTATATACTAAGTAGGCAGAAAGTcgagattaaaaataattttaaaattgtacaATGGCAAACACCAGGGCATAGTAGGGGCAATTTTAGAGAAAATTCTTTTTGGACTGGATCAATCACTTGAGGAAGCAAATCTGAGCTAATGAAACCTCTCCGATGATTGGCAAGAAATCAAGAGAAATCCTAAGAAGTGTAAAGCAGAGGCAGACCCTGTCATGCTGCTTTAGAAATTCTATTAAAGTTAAGGCTAGTTGTCCCTGCCTTGCTAGAAGACCTTGGCTCAGACCCacatagcataatggatagagccagAATTGGAGTGTGTGATGTATTGGGTTTGAAACCTGTCTCTCACATGTATTGGGTGATCTAATGTCTGAGTCCAAGTTTCCTTGTTAGTAAAATAAGACTGTTGAACTTAAATACCCTGaatattccttccatttctaaatccatgatcctatgacccTGCTGGAACTCAGTgacctcttctgtaaaatgagaaaactggtcTAAATGTTCTCTAAGGTACTTTCTCACTTGAGTACCCCTGATTCTGGAGAAAGGTACATGAGATTAAACTCTTACATATAGGGTTCTCATGGTCCTATCCAATCCTTCTCTTGTTTCTTAAACACTGACAAAGGGATCCACACTCATAGAAAGGAAAAGGCTTGTTGGAGAGGAATAATTCAACTTCAAAATGTTGAGAAGTTGGCCTTGGCAAACTTGGCACAGCCTTAACAGAAAGTGAAGAAATTCTCAAGAGTTCCATAATCAACTTCATCCAAGTCTGGTGATAGAGAGTAGAAATTCTGGGGAAAATATTGGACAAACCAAGTTCTGTAGAAATCTTTTCACTCATAGCAGCATCTCTGGCTTCTTTGGGTTTTCATTTTTATGGAATTCTTATAAAGAATGGAAGGATTTAGACAAATTACTCAGTGTGTTCCTCTACTTCTAAAGCTCTTTGAATGTTCTAGGCTGCTGATTCTTGGATTTAGAGATAATTGTGACAGCTAAATGATGGAGTAGATggttgggcttggagttaggaagcctTGAGTTTAATTCTTGCTTTTagacactaactgtatgaccttaggcaagtcacttaatcctgtttagctttattttccttatctttaaaacatagataataagagcacctacctacCAGGGTTGTAGTGAGAATCAATTGAAATAACACATGTAAGgaactttgcaaattttaaaccACTATATAAAATCTAtctactattattactatcataTAATCATGAATAATTTGAATTTTACTTAGTAGGCATCAGGAAGCCATGGAAAGGTTTTGAACAGATGAGTGAATTACCTAAATGTATATATGCTAGGGAAAATGCATGGCAGTCATCTTGGCCCAGGATAGCACATAGACTTGGCCATACCAGATGAGAGATGAGTATAGGCATTGAGGCTGATCCCTTAGGGTTCGGAAAACAAATCTGTTATATAACAGATCATATTCCCTAGAGAGAGTTGAAATATAGTCACTGGTTTAGGGGTCATTATATGATGTTATGGAAATATTGGTGGGGAATGAGCACCTGTGAGTGGGCATCGGCTTGGAATATACAGAATGAGGAGGACTCAAAAACCAGGGCCCAtctatttgatttaattttttttaacattataccttctatcttagtgccaattctaagaaagaagatggtCAAGGAccaagcaattggggttaggtgatttgcccaggctcaaatagctaggaagtatctgaagctaaatttgaacccaggtcctgctgACTCCAGACTTGGAGCACCTCACTGCCCTGGCCTACCCTTTTTAAAAGGGTATGGCTGTATAGAGGGAACAGATTTGAGATTTAGagatattatgaaagaaaagaaattctggcAATGGGAcatgaaaagagagaaacaaatgtTTATAAACACTTaaactctctttcctttctctgcccTCCCTGTTCCCAGGTCCTGGCTGAATATCATTGAGCTGATGTCATTAGTGAAAGACAGGAAGAATAAGGTTGTTTTCAGAAAGCTCTAGAGTTCATTTCATTATAAGTCTGGTACTCTTCCTATTATTAAACTtatactcctttctctcttccaataGTCAACCTTCCTATTTTCTCTGTAATGGAAGTAAGCCCTATCCAAAGGAATATTTGGTTCCTCTTTTTGCAAGTAATTATCAGGAAAAGGAGCCACTTTGTGCCAACATTTGTGGTTTTAAGTCAAGCCAAAAGGTGCAGAAGTGTCCTGTTTGGTGCTGCTTCCCGATTTGTGACAATCAGCCTTTGAAA
The window above is part of the Gracilinanus agilis isolate LMUSP501 chromosome 4, AgileGrace, whole genome shotgun sequence genome. Proteins encoded here:
- the LOC123243587 gene encoding left-right determination factor 2-like; the protein is MRYQVLTWAMWGLLFASISAIKIEEKIQESLLRQLHLTEAPVLEKTEVDNLVIPDHVRTKYISLMKHTSEAPFSREKRHSQTIAEIMGRFFSDAFNQLLVFSMKDRLPPTKELIQAVLRLFKKPSPQGEIKRHLKMFPFNSYASVTISWVQIRENSTNRTFVIDSRRVSIYETGWITFDVTQAVNYWQQQRELAKPLVLEVSIHRENISPLFSNAHKLVYFSSQNPADGKLHAPQLELQTLDIKEYGAQGNCNPDIPVTGATRCCRRETYINLQGLKWAENWILDPPGFKTYDCVGSCQQPKKEHLNFKWPFLAGRKCMATDTASLPLIVAHKEGDKTLTKVVILHNMKVTKCSCTTEGMPVLKRLKP